One stretch of Motilibacter rhizosphaerae DNA includes these proteins:
- a CDS encoding DUF2256 and DUF3253 domain-containing protein — translation MSAGETKPCAACGRTITWRKKWERDWDSVRYCSEKCRRTKVSTTDRALEETILRLLSTRADGATICPSDAARAVGGDDWRGLMEPARAAARRLVVAGDVVITQGGKVVDPSTAKGPIRIRRTRTG, via the coding sequence ATGAGCGCCGGCGAGACGAAGCCGTGCGCCGCCTGCGGGCGCACCATCACCTGGCGCAAGAAGTGGGAGCGGGACTGGGACTCCGTGCGCTACTGCTCCGAGAAGTGCAGGCGCACCAAGGTGTCCACCACCGACCGCGCCCTCGAGGAGACCATCCTGCGGTTGCTGTCCACCCGCGCCGACGGCGCGACGATCTGCCCGTCCGACGCGGCCCGGGCCGTCGGTGGCGACGACTGGCGAGGACTCATGGAGCCCGCTCGCGCCGCGGCGCGACGGCTCGTCGTGGCCGGCGACGTCGTCATCACGCAGGGCGGGAAGGTGGTCGACCCCTCCACCGCCAAGGGGCCGATCAGGATCCGGCGGACGCGTACGGGGTAG